Proteins encoded together in one Ipomoea triloba cultivar NCNSP0323 chromosome 4, ASM357664v1 window:
- the LOC116015642 gene encoding biogenesis of lysosome-related organelles complex 1 subunit 1 isoform X2, which translates to MDRVRPGEPNSLEASLTQMINVHHYRSLKLRAFTEESKKGAVHSANRVSNLLVDAVNGSVQEAYVIEKKIELEIRALAAAIMRFGKQTDQWLASSHAINTAIKEIGDFENWMKTMEFDCRSISAAIRNIHQS; encoded by the exons ATGGATCGGGTAAGACCCGGGGAGCCCAATAGTTTAGAAGCTTCACTGACGCAAATGATCAACGTTCACCATTATAGGTCACTCAAGCTCCGAGCATTTACAG AGGAATCGAAGAAAGGTGCGGTGCATAGTGCGAACCGGGTTTCAAATCTTCTGGTCGATGCGGTGAACGGCAGTGTCCAAGAGGCTTATGTGATAGAGAAGAAGATCGAATTGGAAATTCGAGCGTTGGCGGCCGCCATTATGCGGTTCGGAAAGCAAACCGATCAGTGGCTCGCCTCTTCTCACGCTATCAATACTGCAATTAAG GAAATTGGAGATTTTGAGAATTGGATGAAGACCATGGAATTTGATTGTAGAAGTATCAGTGCTGCGATCCGTAACATTCACCAATCATAG
- the LOC116015642 gene encoding biogenesis of lysosome-related organelles complex 1 subunit 1 isoform X1 — protein sequence MLANQQLRSAGHSEMDRVRPGEPNSLEASLTQMINVHHYRSLKLRAFTEESKKGAVHSANRVSNLLVDAVNGSVQEAYVIEKKIELEIRALAAAIMRFGKQTDQWLASSHAINTAIKEIGDFENWMKTMEFDCRSISAAIRNIHQS from the exons A TGCTGGCCAATCAGCAATTAAGGAGTGCTGGCCACTCAGAAATGGATCGGGTAAGACCCGGGGAGCCCAATAGTTTAGAAGCTTCACTGACGCAAATGATCAACGTTCACCATTATAGGTCACTCAAGCTCCGAGCATTTACAG AGGAATCGAAGAAAGGTGCGGTGCATAGTGCGAACCGGGTTTCAAATCTTCTGGTCGATGCGGTGAACGGCAGTGTCCAAGAGGCTTATGTGATAGAGAAGAAGATCGAATTGGAAATTCGAGCGTTGGCGGCCGCCATTATGCGGTTCGGAAAGCAAACCGATCAGTGGCTCGCCTCTTCTCACGCTATCAATACTGCAATTAAG GAAATTGGAGATTTTGAGAATTGGATGAAGACCATGGAATTTGATTGTAGAAGTATCAGTGCTGCGATCCGTAACATTCACCAATCATAG